The DNA region cattatggcgggggctcgggcagtcggcgagcccagtccgcacatcggattactcggggtgctccaataagttcttttaatgcaccaccgacatgagttcctacaaatggttattccagttatctgacacagactcaatatgagcagccaaacctgCAAAGGGGTTGTTATAAATACGGTGATattaggcacatcatgagaaaattgtcccaaacttgggagagacatatttcgtcaaagcactcaggctacgtgccccattgcatttactacaccacccacacgaccagttatgGGTGGAGGAcgggcgggtagaaggcgtcttagaggtggagacccagccgttgatatatatattttatggCATGGCGGAGGttgttacatcagatggtgtcattacaggtacgacctcaatttaaaataaaggaacaatttccttaacttgattcggttctgagtatcaagacgagtcctcctattatgctccattatgagtgagcttcgtaattctataatctacttatgtgtttactcatgttgggagattctatggagataactacacgtatcattccatgttggtcactaataagagctgcgaggctaaagGTGGCTTCTATTACCAATTTTGATAAGTTTTGAAGTAATTTCcggataattaattataaattatgaattatatgccctaccagtgtagggttcattatatgttgtgatttggtgtaatcgaaattatttaaaagaagaaaatggaaatttttgattggcacgatgtgcatattacttgtgattcggaactgaggacgagatccccacactttaatataaattgatatgtttaaatcgggctacgagctgcggtgaaAGTTATACAGGGACGAAATCCTTGTGAGggaaattcttgtgtttaagttctctcTTGTGAAATTAAAGTTGTACTATAGcaataatagggagtcatgcctgttaggcttaattgaaaattcttgtatgaaattctctgtgcatacttgccaaatttgtgttgtaattattgagttttaacctacgagatagGTGCCCACCTAGGTGgagttaaatgtgactcgttaattcgagtaaaataattatgaggtctgattaccatcaattgaagattagggcatctgatgtccctaagacagcttttcggactcggtatgggcattacgaattgcTAGTAATATCATTTGGGCTTACCAACGCCCCATCAAcacttatggatttgatgaattaggagttcaagccctatttgggttcttttgtggttgtattcattgatgatatcttgatttactccagcagtcgagaggagtatgagcaacatcttcggagtgtgcttcagactttgaagaattatcagttatatgccaaattttcaaaatgtgaattttggttagactcagttgcctttttggggaatgttgtatcggcagaaggcataaaggtggatcctaagaagattgaggttattCATAATTGGCCTAAACCTACCTCagttacagagattcggagttttttgggtttaggaggttactatcatcggttcatggaagggttttcatctatagcaagcccattgaccagactaacccagaaaggtgtcccattcagatggtcatacgagtgtgagttgagctttgagaagctcaagaccgctttgactacggtgccagtgttggtattacccacaggttcatgatcgtatacagtatattatgatgcatctaaCATTAGGCTGGAtgtagtattaatgcaagatgatagggtgattgcatatgcgtcgcggcagttgaaagttcacgagaagaattatcttgttcatgacttaaaATTGACAACCATTGTTTATGCGCTGAAGacttggaggcattatctctgaGGTGTCTCGTgtaaggtatttactgatcatcatagcctcagtatttgttcaaacaaaaatatcttaattttagGGAGAGAAGATAGttggaattattgaaagactatggtatcaccccggaaaggccaatgtggtggctgatgctttgagtagaaaggttgtgagtatgggcagtcttgcatatattccagttggtgagaggccgttagctgcagatgttcagaccttggctaatcagttcacgaggttagatgtttcagaacccagtcgggttcaagcttgcacagtcgcttggtcttctttatatgagcgcatcacagagcggcagtatgatgatcctcatttacttgtccttaaggacacggtgcggcacggtaatgccaaacaggttgttgtagGGAAAGATTGAGTTCTGTGaatgcaaggtcgtatttgtgtgcctaatgttgacgggcttcgtgaattaatttttgaagaggcacacagttccaggtattatattaatccaggtaccgccaaaatgtatcaagatttgcggcaacattattggtggatgagAATGAAAAAGTATATAGTTGCATattagctcggtgtctgaattatcagcaagttaagtacgagcatcagagacctggtggtttgcttcagaagttagaaattcctgagtggaaatgagagcgtatcactatggattttgtttttggactcccacggactcagagaaaatttgacgcattttgggtcattgtggacagattaaccaagtcagcacatttcattccagtggcagttacctattcttcagaaagattagctgaaatttacattcgtgagattgtccgccttcacggtgtgcccgtgtctattatttcagatcgaggtacgcagtttacctcacacttctggagggctgtacggcgtgagttaggcacgcgggttgagttgagtacaacatttcatccacagacagacggacagtcagagcgcaccattcagatattagaagatatgcttcgcgcttgtgttatagactttggaggttcttgggatcagtccttgccacttgcagagtttgcttataataatagctaccagttgagcattcagatggctccatatgaggcattttATGGAAGGCGATGTCATTCACCAGTTAGCtggtttgaactgggagaggctcagttgttgggtaccgatttggtacaggatccCTTGGATAAagtcaagattatttaggatctacttcgcacaactcagtctaggcaaaagagttatgccgaccgtaaagttcgtgatattgcattcatggttagagaaagaatattgctccaggtttcacctatgaaaggtgtaatgaggttcggaaagaagggcaagttgagccctaggtatatcggaccctttgaaattctagaaagggtgggtgaagtagcctacatgcttgcattaccgcctagtttatcagcggttcatccggtgttccatgtgtctatactccaaaaatatcatggttatccgtctcatgtgttaaattccagctcagtccaattggacaaagatttgacttatgaggaggagccggtggctattctagtcCGGCAGATCCTGtagttgagatctaagagttatccttcagttcgggtgcaatgaagaggtcagccggtagaggcatctacctgggagtccgagtcggacatgcagagtaaatatccacaccttttcaccagctcatgtactttttctaactccgttcgaggacgaacatttattttagaggtggagaatgtgatgacccaaaaggtcatctttaaatttgataATTATCTGTGttataagacctcgaaaagcactatttgtcattctccgacttgcgtgcgcagtccgtataattttccaaaaaaatttatgtaaaaaatggattataatgtgaaatagagctttaaaactcaactgagttgactttggtcaacattttgaaaaaatggactcggatcagtattttgacagttccggtaggtttgtatcgtgatttgggacttgggcgtatgcccggaatcgaattctgaggtccctagcccgagatatggaattttgataaaaattaaaagtttgaaagcttaatgatttttaagaatttactgatgttggatttatttacactgggtccgtattttagttctggagcTCGGTAttggtccactataatatttatgacttgcctgctgaatttggtgagaaacggagttgatttgacgtgattcggacgtccagttgtgaaaatataagttttaaagttttcttgaaaatttcattcgatttggtgttcaattcgtagttctaagtgttattttggtgttttgattgcgTGAGCGAATTCGTATTAAGTTTTTGGACTGGTGTGCATAtatggtttggaaccccgagggctcgagtgtaaTTCGAATCAGGATCGGCGCATTTTGGAACCATGAAACTGTTGAACCTGCTGctactggtttccttctatgtgaTCACGTGACTGTGTCCGCGATTGCGAAGGCTTAAAATGTCACGGATGAAATTTGAACTATGCAATCACATAGTGAGATCCGCGATCACACAGTTGCAGCAACTAAGTCACCGCGAACGTGAGGGccaagccgcgttcgcgaagaaggaatgaggGAGAAGCTGAAGCacaaaatttgtgctacgcgatcgaaCAAGGTAGTCTTCGATCGCGGAAGGCTGAGAAGTTGTGCTTCACATTCGTGAGAGGACtgccgcattcgcgtagagttaaaATGGATAGGTAGaaattgttctacgcgatcgcaaacgaattcccgcgatcgcgatgagtaaaaatctggtcaaacagaacttaagttctcgaaatgggatttcgtcccattttccatcattttccatttttagctcgggtaaggcgattcttgtgcgatttttacggaaaaacattgggataagtgttctttaccctatatttattatatttcatgattccatactcatgtATATCATATATCCGTgaaattttgggagaaaaattaaatttttataaaattgtccaaaaataaaaatttaagatttgaaggtccatttgacatcggaatttgataatttttgtatggttggactcgtctcagaatgggtgttcggatttcgtaaataTTTCCGAgattcaagacgtgggccccactgtcaatttttaaagtgaatttcgaattttatccggaaaattagtaaattcatttggaattaattcttatgattcgtattgagtatattgaattgtttgtgaatagatttgaagcttttggagacaaatttaaaagaaaaagttgtggtcgagtaattgattgaaattgcaaagcgaggtaagtgtcgtggttaaccttgacttgagggaatagaacccttaaattatttgttatgtgaaatgcatgtgaacgacgtataaacgaggtgacgagtatctatacgtcgtcaaattcattatttgcataattatttaaaaatcctaaatttgttttaatacacgaattaattgttatgataattatttctctcctattctttatcaaatattaattcttgaattcctgcaacaATTGCTACATGCTGATTtgatttatgtgcattaattgctacttgacatttagtatattaaatagtaaaatgcctattttctccctgatttccataataaattgctatttgtcattgtttgtttcataattattgtatgcttgttgtcttaaaaaaattatattaattgttgtatttattggggtaatttcttctataaaaattggtaaatggatatattggaggatcgggttgcacgccgcaacagacttattaaaatttcatattgggggatcgggttgcacgccgcaatagatttattaaaagtccatattgggggttcggattgcacgccacaacaaacttgtttaaaagtccatattgggggatcaggttgcacgccgcaatagaattattaaaagtctatattggggggatcggtttgcacgccgcaacagacttattaaaagttcatattgggggatcgggttgcacgctacaatagacttattaaaaatccatattgggggatcggattgcacgccgcaacaaacttgtttaaaagttcatattgggggatcgagttgctcgccgtaacagacttatttaaaagtctatatatacttgattaaaataaatatatgggagGATTAAAAATGAATGTgttgtgggagcgggttgcacgctgcaagggaaattgattaaaataataattaattatgactgctgagttggcttcaactattagaaACATGGGTTACGTAATTTAATTATGTTATggtggttattactattattgcgtacaagttaatgtaagtgacttgccttagcctcgtcactacttcgtcgaggttaggctcggcacttaccagtacatggggtcggttgtactgatactacactctggaCTTCTtttgcagatttcggagttggttccagcggcgtaccatagacttgctcggatttcaggtACCAGAGgaaacttgaggtataactgcacggcgtccgcagttctgaagtccccgtctactttactttagctgtgtgtttgttttcagacaacttcattttattccgacctttatttgtattattatagaagctcgtgcacttgtgataccaattctaggatggtatttagacaccattattttatggattattcactacatttcagactttactttcgCATTTAATTCTTTATTattcataaatttaaaaattgttttaaaatggataatattattctaatgttggcttgcctagcaagtgaaatgttaggcgccatcacggtcccgaaggtgggaatttcgggtcgtgacaccaacaGTTACTTGTTAAAAATCAGGTATACCAACcttagccaaacacccccacTCTTTCAGAATTTTCAAGTTAGGGACAAACCCTTTCTATAACTCATACAGAGTTTtatctaacttcttatgagggACTTTATTAAGAACATAGCATGCAGATAAAATAgctccccctcccccctcccccctcccccccgccGCATATTATCAGATAAACCCGAACTCAAAAGCatagaattcatcatttccttaaGGGTTCTATTTTTTGGTTcggctacaccattttgttgggAAGTATAGGGAGCACTAACCTCATATATAATACCATTTTTCTCACAAAAGGCTTCTAGAGTATTAGTATTATATTCACCCCCCTGTTAGACCTAAGCCTCTTGATTTTTTGTCTAATTGATTCTCTACTTCTGCCTTGTATTTCAAAAATATGCTTTCAGCCTCATCTTTTGACTTAAGAAGATATACCTTAGTGTATCTAGAAAAGTCATCTACAAAGgtgatgtagtatttctttccacCTTTACCAACAGTGTTCTTGAAATCTGCTAAGTCTGAATGTACTAGTTCAAGCAATTCTGTTGTTCTACTAATTGCATTCTTAAAAGGCTTTTTGGTATGTTTTGCTTCTACACAAACATGACACATAGAAAAATTATCAACATTAACTGCAGGAATTAATTCCATTTTTCTAAGTCTTTTAATAGAAGCAATATTAACATGACCTAGTCTACCATGCCACAAATCAATAGACTCAGCAATATAAGCAGAATTGAAAGTGCTAGCATTATTAGTAATCTCTTGAGCGATGTTCAATATAAATAAACCCCCACTAAGGTAACCCTTCCCAACAAAGTCTCCCCCACGAGAAATAATAATTTTATCAGATTCAAAACAAGTTTaagacttgctttgttgagaagCGCACCAGAAACTAAGTTTCTATGAAGGGAGGGTACATACAAAACATTGTTCAAGGCTAAGGTTTTTTCAGAAGTTAACTTAAGGAGAATTTTTTCCTTTACCTATAACTCCAGTTGTGGTGGAGTTACCCATATAAATACACTCGCCATTAGCAGATTCCTCAAAGTCATGAAACAACTCCTTGTTGGCGCAAAGGTGCCTTGAAGCGCATGTATCCAGTATCAGTCAGTCTTGTTAGCCACCATGTTTGCCTCAACAACCACAGCAATAATGGCATCACCACCCTCAGTAAGGTTAGCTTGGACTGGAGCTTTTCCTCTATTCTTTGAGCTTTGTCCTTGTCTCTGGTTGCACTGAAAAGCCTTGTGACCAATTTTGCTGCAGACATAGCAAGGTCCTTTAGACTTTTGAATATGGCCCTTCGGCTTATTGAAGTAATTCTGCTTCTTCACATGTCCTTTCTTCTGTTTTTCTTTAAACCTGTCTTTCACAAAAGTACTAGAAGATTCCACAAGGTTAGCTTTAGAAgaattaagagagagagagagagggatttCAACTTATCCTTAAGCCGTTCAGACTCCTCATCTTTGAGACGGTTTGCTTCCTCAGTCCTCATGTGACTGATCAGTTCTTGAAGAGTTAAGTTTTTCTTCTTGTGTTTCAGTTGATACCTGTAATCACTCCAGGAAGGTGAAATCTTTTCAAGCAGAACATTAGCCTGAAGAATCTCACACATTTCCATACCTTCATTGAAAATATCAGCAGTCAAGTTTTCATACTCGTGAACCTGCTCCATGACTGACTTATCATCAACCATCTGAAACTTAATCCATTTTCCAACCACATACTTCTTTTTTCCCGCGTCATCTGCTCCATATTTCTTCTCCAAACTGTCCCATATGACTTTAGCagatttataatttataaacaaaTCAAAGAGAGGGTTAGTCATATGGTTAAGTAGATGCCCTCTCACTATTTTATTATCCTTTTTAAATTTCTTCTTAGCAGCATCATCAGCAACAACAGTA from Nicotiana tabacum cultivar K326 chromosome 24, ASM71507v2, whole genome shotgun sequence includes:
- the LOC142178036 gene encoding uncharacterized protein LOC142178036, giving the protein MATTLNKTLSDLSKLESLDENNYKLDYVLFIDPHADIVAESSNTANTVVADDAAKKKFKKDNKIVRGHLLNHMTNPLFDLFINYKSAKVIWDSLEKKYGADDAGKKKYVVGKWIKFQMVDDKSVMEQVHEYENLTADIFNEGMEMCEILQANVLLEKISPSWSDYRYQLKHKKKNLTLQELISHMRTEEANRLKDEDTFVKDRFKEKQKKGHVKKQNYFNKPKGHIQKSKGPCYVCSKIGHKAFQCNQRQGQSSKNRGKAPVQANLTEGGDAIIAVVVEANMVANKTD